In Tachyglossus aculeatus isolate mTacAcu1 chromosome 10, mTacAcu1.pri, whole genome shotgun sequence, the following proteins share a genomic window:
- the DCTN2 gene encoding dynactin subunit 2 isoform X1, whose protein sequence is MADPKYADLPGIARNEPDVYETSDLPEDDQAEFDAFAQELEELSSSSVEHLIVNPNAAYDKFKDKRVGTQGLDFSDRIGKGKRTGYESGEFEMLGTGLGPGLKETPQQKYQRLRHELQELTAEVDMIKSTAKEAAAEETLTPVALAKQLTVLQQQLVSSHLERLLGPDATVNLSDPNGALAERLLVQLEAAKGSREAGRGAQSTAAGTPAPASLVTYELHSRPEHDRFSQTAKIAELEKRLTELEAALRCEPDTQNPLTAGVQGSCLMETVELLQTKVSALDLAALDQVEARLQSVLGKVNEIAKHKAALEDADTQSKVHQLYQAVQRWSPVASALPKVVQRLLTVKQLHEQAMQVGQLLTHLDTTQQLVAGSLKDNVTLLAQVQTTMRENLQTVEGNFASIDARIKQLQK, encoded by the exons ATGGCGGACCCCAAGTACGCCGATCTGCCCGGCATC GCCCGGAATGAACCCGATGTGTATGAGACCAGTGACCTTCCTGAGGACGACCAGGCTGAGTTTGACGCG TTTGCACAA GAGCTG GAGGAgctgagcagcagcagtgtggagcACCTCATTGTCAACCCCAACGCCGCCTATGACAAGTTCAAAGACAAGAGAGTCGGGACCCAGGGGCTTG aCTTCTCTGACCGCATTGGGAAGGGGAAACGCACTGGCTATGAATCTGGAGAGTTTGAGATG CTGGGCACGGGGCTGGGCCCAGGGCTCAAGGAGACGCCTCAGCAGAAGTACCAGCGCCTTCGGCACGAGCTCCAAGAGCTGACGGCAGAAGTGGACATGATCAAG agcACAGCGAAGGAGGCGGCTGCTGAGGAGACGCTGACCCCCGTGGCCTTGGCCAAGCAGCTGACCGTGCTGCAGCAGCAGTTGGTGTCCTCCCACCTGGAGCGCCTGCTGGGGCCCGACGCCACTGTCAACCTGAGTGACCCCAACGGGGCCCTGGCCGA GCGCCTGCTCGTCCAGCTGGAAGCGGCCAAGGGCagccgggaggcggggaggggggctcagaGCACGGCGGCCGgaacccccgcccccgccagccTGGTCACCTATGAGCTGCACTCTCGGCCCGAGCACGACCGCTTCTCCCAGACCGCCAAG ATTGCCGAGCTGGAGAAGCGTCTGACTGAGCTGGAGGCGGCACTGCGCTGCGAGCCAGACACACAG aACCCGCTAACCGCCGGGGTGCAGGGCTCCTGTCTTATG GAGACTGTGGAGCTCCTGCAGACCAAGGTCAGCGCTCTGGACCTGGCTGCTCTGGACCAGGTGGAGGCAAGGCTCCAG aGTGTGCTGGGGAAGGTGAATGAAATCGCGAAGCACAAAGCAGCCTTGGAGGATGCGGACACCCAAAGCAAA GTGCATCAGTTGTACCAGGCAGTGCAGCGCTGGAGCCCCGTGGCCTCCGCCCTCCCCAAGGTGGTCCAGCGACTCCTCACTGTCAAGCAGCTGCACGAGCAAG CCATGCAGGTGGGGcaactcctcacccacctggacaCGACACAGCAGCTGGTTGCCGGCTCTCTCAAGGACAACGTCACCCTGCTGGCCCAG GTGCAGACGACGATGCGGGAGAACCTGCAGACGGTGGAGGGGAACTTTGCCAGCATCGACGCCCGCATCAAACAGCTGCAGAAGTGa
- the MBD6 gene encoding methyl-CpG-binding domain protein 6, with protein sequence MNGDAPGGADTAEGPGPVPEGWQRHLRRGAVHYVSPSGVELVSLEQTRTYLLSDDTCKCGLSCPVRLPQVFNFDPLAPMTPATPDGTGVVEEDMTKLCNHRRKAVAAATPPAPRALLADGESSSVHAAGTRGRPPASNVSGRLPRQLPLGLAVTRCGNALRSPGPPPPPGSRAPDRCPLSQPSGGLAASSPARGLPPAASPRPTSSTLQGRRLRAPTAPSPAPSAVPPLASPPLPPVLSLLRPLPRPPLRPPTESLRGAGATGAAGAAGLRPGRPRTPPASAGVPGSSCGTGTAGCRVEPRRGRDPSAAGSPYPPAAASLLPPAGGGVFSCSPEQGLALGGGSPELLGALALPGPLGPPSDSGFLPWGSQPPEPLLGVPPDLGEPPGAPLLPSPSSGLLAALVPLLGLEPCPRTPHQPGLLSPPQSGPPTSHVTTAPSAPGPPTSGRPPPFQPLPTPVLSTGLFGELPLLTGPPGPLACLLHSLQVPLEKAGLGQGPPCDLGIGHGRGTGSPQPLRGRGRGRRGRRPGETGPGRWAVRLGEGGSAGQLEWACPWRRNGELGSRCSRRRGRGRHGARGAPAKVPLPDDQLKVPPRGRGRGRSRQRGSNRLRPRRRSRAVAGPPP encoded by the exons ATGAATGGAGATGCGCCCGGAGGAGCAGACACCGCGGAGGGCCCCGGGCCCGTGCCCGAAGGTTGGCAGCGCCACTTGCGTCGGGGAGCTGTGCACTATGTCAG CCCGAGTGGCGTGGAGCTGGTGTCCCTGGAGCAGACCCGAACCTACCTCCTCAGCGACGACACCTGCAAATGCGGCCTGTCCTGCCCCGTGCGGCTGCCtcag GTTTTCAACTTTGACCCCTTGGCCCCGATGACCCCAGCGACCCCGGATGGCACCGGGGTGGTCGAGGAAGACATGACCAAGCTGTGCAACCACCGCCGGAAAGCTGTTGCCGCGGCGACGCCGCCGGCCCCCCGCGCCCTGCTGG CGGATGGAGAGAGTTCTTCCGTCCACGCTGCCGGCACCCGGGGCCGCCCGCCAGCCTCCAACGTCTCCGGCCGTCTCCCCCGCCAGCTGCCCCTCGGTCTGGCCGTCACCCGCTGCGGCAATGCCTTAAGGTCCCCgggcccccctccgccccccgggtCTAGAGCCCCCGACCGCTGTCCCCTGAGTCAGCCTTCTGGGGGACTCGCGGCCTCCTCCCCGGCCAGGGGCCTTCCGCCTGCGGCCTCCCCTCGGCCCACCTCCAGCACTTTACAGGGCCGCAGGCTGCGGGCGCCCAcggcccccagcccggccccctccGCCGTGCCGCCTctcgcctcccctcccctccctcccgtaCTGTCCCTGCTGCGGCCCCTGCCTCGacctcccctccgccctcccacCGAGAGCTTGAGGGGGGCCGGGGCCACTGGGGCCGCGGGAGCTGCCGGCCTGCGCCCTGGGCGTCCTCGCACCCCGCCTGCCTCCGCCGGGGTCCCCGGCAGCAGCTGTGGCACGGGGACTGCTGGCTGTCGGGTAGAGCCGAGGCGGGGGCGGGACCCCTCTGCCGCAGGTTCCCCTTACCCACCGGCTGCCGCCTCCCTGCTCCCACCCGCTGGGGGAGGGGTTTTCTCCTGCAGCCCGGAGCAGGGCCTAGCCCTCGGCGGGGGCTCCCCGGAGCTGCTGGGGGCCTTggccctccccggccccctgGGCCCACCCTCGGACTCTGGCTTCCTACCTTGGGGGTCACAGCCCCCTGAGCCCCTTCTGGGCGTCCCCCCTGATCTAGGGGAGCCTCCGGGGGCTCCCCTGCTCCCGTCCCCCTCCAGCGGGCTGCTggccgccctggtgcccctcctCGGCCTGGAGCCCTGTCCGAGGACCCCCCATCAG CCCGGTCTGCTGAGCCCTCCCCAGTCGGGCCCACCTACCTCCCACGTCACCACTGCGCCTAGTGCCCCTGGGCCCCCCACCTCAGGGAGACCCCCGCCGTTTCAGCCACTGCCCACCCCTGTGCTGAGCACGGGCCTATTTG GGGAGCTGCCCTTGCTGACGGGGCCCCCCGGCCCCTTGGCCTGCCTGTTGCACAGTCTCCAG GTGCCCCTGGAGAAGGCTGGCCTGGGGCAAGGCCCCCCCTGCGACTTGGGAATCGGCCACGGGCGGGGCACGGGGAGCCCACAGCCCCTCCGTGGCCGCGGGAGGGGCCGGCGGGGTCGGCGGCCCGGGGAGACGGGGCCCGGCCGCTGGGCCGTCCGGCTGGGAGAAGGCGGTTCGGCCGGGCAGCTGGAGTGGGCCTGCCCGTGGCGGCGGAATGGGGAGCTGGGCAGCCGGTGCTCTCGCCGCCGTGGCCGCGGACGCCACGGAGCCAGGGGggccccggccaaggtacccctgcCTGACGATCAGCTCAAG GTTCCCCCGAGGGGTCGGGGTCGGGGCCGCAGCCGCCAGAGGGGCAGCAA ccgGCTACGCCCCCGCCGTCGCAGCCGCGCCGTGGCCGGCCCGCCACCCTGA
- the DCTN2 gene encoding dynactin subunit 2 isoform X2, whose product MADPKYADLPGIARNEPDVYETSDLPEDDQAEFDAELEELSSSSVEHLIVNPNAAYDKFKDKRVGTQGLDFSDRIGKGKRTGYESGEFEMLGTGLGPGLKETPQQKYQRLRHELQELTAEVDMIKSTAKEAAAEETLTPVALAKQLTVLQQQLVSSHLERLLGPDATVNLSDPNGALAERLLVQLEAAKGSREAGRGAQSTAAGTPAPASLVTYELHSRPEHDRFSQTAKIAELEKRLTELEAALRCEPDTQNPLTAGVQGSCLMETVELLQTKVSALDLAALDQVEARLQSVLGKVNEIAKHKAALEDADTQSKVHQLYQAVQRWSPVASALPKVVQRLLTVKQLHEQAMQVGQLLTHLDTTQQLVAGSLKDNVTLLAQVQTTMRENLQTVEGNFASIDARIKQLQK is encoded by the exons ATGGCGGACCCCAAGTACGCCGATCTGCCCGGCATC GCCCGGAATGAACCCGATGTGTATGAGACCAGTGACCTTCCTGAGGACGACCAGGCTGAGTTTGACGCG GAGCTG GAGGAgctgagcagcagcagtgtggagcACCTCATTGTCAACCCCAACGCCGCCTATGACAAGTTCAAAGACAAGAGAGTCGGGACCCAGGGGCTTG aCTTCTCTGACCGCATTGGGAAGGGGAAACGCACTGGCTATGAATCTGGAGAGTTTGAGATG CTGGGCACGGGGCTGGGCCCAGGGCTCAAGGAGACGCCTCAGCAGAAGTACCAGCGCCTTCGGCACGAGCTCCAAGAGCTGACGGCAGAAGTGGACATGATCAAG agcACAGCGAAGGAGGCGGCTGCTGAGGAGACGCTGACCCCCGTGGCCTTGGCCAAGCAGCTGACCGTGCTGCAGCAGCAGTTGGTGTCCTCCCACCTGGAGCGCCTGCTGGGGCCCGACGCCACTGTCAACCTGAGTGACCCCAACGGGGCCCTGGCCGA GCGCCTGCTCGTCCAGCTGGAAGCGGCCAAGGGCagccgggaggcggggaggggggctcagaGCACGGCGGCCGgaacccccgcccccgccagccTGGTCACCTATGAGCTGCACTCTCGGCCCGAGCACGACCGCTTCTCCCAGACCGCCAAG ATTGCCGAGCTGGAGAAGCGTCTGACTGAGCTGGAGGCGGCACTGCGCTGCGAGCCAGACACACAG aACCCGCTAACCGCCGGGGTGCAGGGCTCCTGTCTTATG GAGACTGTGGAGCTCCTGCAGACCAAGGTCAGCGCTCTGGACCTGGCTGCTCTGGACCAGGTGGAGGCAAGGCTCCAG aGTGTGCTGGGGAAGGTGAATGAAATCGCGAAGCACAAAGCAGCCTTGGAGGATGCGGACACCCAAAGCAAA GTGCATCAGTTGTACCAGGCAGTGCAGCGCTGGAGCCCCGTGGCCTCCGCCCTCCCCAAGGTGGTCCAGCGACTCCTCACTGTCAAGCAGCTGCACGAGCAAG CCATGCAGGTGGGGcaactcctcacccacctggacaCGACACAGCAGCTGGTTGCCGGCTCTCTCAAGGACAACGTCACCCTGCTGGCCCAG GTGCAGACGACGATGCGGGAGAACCTGCAGACGGTGGAGGGGAACTTTGCCAGCATCGACGCCCGCATCAAACAGCTGCAGAAGTGa
- the DCTN2 gene encoding dynactin subunit 2 isoform X3, translated as MADPKYADLPGIARNEPDVYETSDLPEDDQAEFDAEELSSSSVEHLIVNPNAAYDKFKDKRVGTQGLDFSDRIGKGKRTGYESGEFEMLGTGLGPGLKETPQQKYQRLRHELQELTAEVDMIKSTAKEAAAEETLTPVALAKQLTVLQQQLVSSHLERLLGPDATVNLSDPNGALAERLLVQLEAAKGSREAGRGAQSTAAGTPAPASLVTYELHSRPEHDRFSQTAKIAELEKRLTELEAALRCEPDTQNPLTAGVQGSCLMETVELLQTKVSALDLAALDQVEARLQSVLGKVNEIAKHKAALEDADTQSKVHQLYQAVQRWSPVASALPKVVQRLLTVKQLHEQAMQVGQLLTHLDTTQQLVAGSLKDNVTLLAQVQTTMRENLQTVEGNFASIDARIKQLQK; from the exons ATGGCGGACCCCAAGTACGCCGATCTGCCCGGCATC GCCCGGAATGAACCCGATGTGTATGAGACCAGTGACCTTCCTGAGGACGACCAGGCTGAGTTTGACGCG GAGGAgctgagcagcagcagtgtggagcACCTCATTGTCAACCCCAACGCCGCCTATGACAAGTTCAAAGACAAGAGAGTCGGGACCCAGGGGCTTG aCTTCTCTGACCGCATTGGGAAGGGGAAACGCACTGGCTATGAATCTGGAGAGTTTGAGATG CTGGGCACGGGGCTGGGCCCAGGGCTCAAGGAGACGCCTCAGCAGAAGTACCAGCGCCTTCGGCACGAGCTCCAAGAGCTGACGGCAGAAGTGGACATGATCAAG agcACAGCGAAGGAGGCGGCTGCTGAGGAGACGCTGACCCCCGTGGCCTTGGCCAAGCAGCTGACCGTGCTGCAGCAGCAGTTGGTGTCCTCCCACCTGGAGCGCCTGCTGGGGCCCGACGCCACTGTCAACCTGAGTGACCCCAACGGGGCCCTGGCCGA GCGCCTGCTCGTCCAGCTGGAAGCGGCCAAGGGCagccgggaggcggggaggggggctcagaGCACGGCGGCCGgaacccccgcccccgccagccTGGTCACCTATGAGCTGCACTCTCGGCCCGAGCACGACCGCTTCTCCCAGACCGCCAAG ATTGCCGAGCTGGAGAAGCGTCTGACTGAGCTGGAGGCGGCACTGCGCTGCGAGCCAGACACACAG aACCCGCTAACCGCCGGGGTGCAGGGCTCCTGTCTTATG GAGACTGTGGAGCTCCTGCAGACCAAGGTCAGCGCTCTGGACCTGGCTGCTCTGGACCAGGTGGAGGCAAGGCTCCAG aGTGTGCTGGGGAAGGTGAATGAAATCGCGAAGCACAAAGCAGCCTTGGAGGATGCGGACACCCAAAGCAAA GTGCATCAGTTGTACCAGGCAGTGCAGCGCTGGAGCCCCGTGGCCTCCGCCCTCCCCAAGGTGGTCCAGCGACTCCTCACTGTCAAGCAGCTGCACGAGCAAG CCATGCAGGTGGGGcaactcctcacccacctggacaCGACACAGCAGCTGGTTGCCGGCTCTCTCAAGGACAACGTCACCCTGCTGGCCCAG GTGCAGACGACGATGCGGGAGAACCTGCAGACGGTGGAGGGGAACTTTGCCAGCATCGACGCCCGCATCAAACAGCTGCAGAAGTGa